In Prescottella soli, a genomic segment contains:
- a CDS encoding NADH:flavin oxidoreductase, whose amino-acid sequence MTPERTLPVADPLQQVHSSPLFAPLQVRSLALPNRIVMSPMTREHSPGGVPGPDVAAYYRRRADGGTGLVITEGVAIDHPTAVDSPNVPRLHGETALEGWRQVVDGVHEAGGRIVPQLWHVGPLWGAMGAVDPATTPMRPSGLWGRVGRTVYPDSYVERASVPTRAMTERDIEDVIAAYVRSARNAVDVGFDGIAIHAGHGYLLDAFLWESTNQRTDHWGGDLRRRTHFPVEVIRAIRLEIGPDLPIFYRFSQHKQQDYAARIADTPDELSVVLGALVEAGVDVLDASIRRFDLPAFEGSDLTLAGWAKKLTGATSMAVGSVGLSKSLRDAGTPKPADLDGLLRRLDAQEFDLVAIGRLHMADPNLATTLRNGGPIPTFDREQHEGRLH is encoded by the coding sequence ATGACACCTGAGCGCACGTTGCCTGTCGCTGACCCGCTGCAGCAGGTTCACTCGAGTCCCCTCTTCGCCCCGCTGCAGGTCCGCTCGCTGGCGCTGCCCAACCGAATCGTCATGTCCCCCATGACGCGGGAGCATTCTCCGGGAGGAGTGCCCGGCCCGGACGTCGCCGCCTACTACCGGCGCCGCGCCGACGGCGGCACCGGTCTGGTGATCACCGAGGGGGTGGCGATCGATCACCCCACCGCGGTCGACAGTCCGAACGTCCCACGCCTGCACGGCGAAACGGCCCTCGAGGGGTGGCGCCAGGTGGTCGACGGGGTGCACGAGGCCGGCGGGCGGATCGTCCCGCAGTTGTGGCACGTCGGCCCGCTGTGGGGCGCGATGGGCGCGGTGGATCCGGCGACGACACCGATGCGCCCGTCCGGGCTCTGGGGCCGGGTCGGGCGCACCGTCTATCCGGACAGCTACGTCGAGCGGGCGAGCGTTCCCACTCGGGCGATGACCGAGCGCGACATCGAAGACGTCATCGCCGCGTACGTACGCTCGGCGCGCAATGCCGTCGACGTCGGCTTCGACGGGATCGCGATTCACGCGGGCCACGGCTACCTGCTCGATGCGTTCCTGTGGGAGTCGACCAACCAGCGCACCGATCACTGGGGCGGCGACCTGCGGCGGCGGACCCATTTCCCGGTCGAAGTGATACGGGCCATCCGACTCGAGATCGGCCCGGATCTGCCTATCTTCTACCGGTTCTCGCAGCACAAGCAGCAGGACTACGCCGCCCGGATCGCGGACACCCCGGACGAGCTGTCGGTGGTCCTCGGCGCCCTCGTCGAGGCGGGGGTGGACGTACTCGACGCCAGCATCCGGCGTTTCGACCTGCCCGCGTTCGAGGGCAGCGACCTGACGTTGGCCGGCTGGGCGAAGAAACTGACCGGGGCCACCAGCATGGCGGTCGGCAGTGTGGGCCTGAGCAAGTCGCTGCGCGACGCCGGGACCCCCAAGCCCGCCGATCTCGACGGGCTGCTTCGCCGGCTCGACGCCCAGGAGTTCGACCTCGTCGCGATCGGCCGACTTCATATGGCCGACCCAAACCTCGCCACGACACTTCGCAACGGCGGGCCCATCCCGACCTTCGACCGTGAACAACACGAGGGGCGACTGCATTGA
- a CDS encoding IclR family transcriptional regulator produces MSIEEHAEKDLPASTLDRLSLVLDSFRSAQRLSLTDMSRRTGIPRTSTRRMLEQLVRMGWLRRQGVEYELGDKLVKIGALSLYQANMDRVVRPLLRELHLVTGHVVHLGILDGKDVLYLEKVGGRASPDLRTWVGARIPARSSTIGKALLAAGSRPDVTSGDVRRDFDNAYRLGVAFGTCVAGFGCIGVRVGSLGGAEVGLSVSGPMDRVRFDHQHVAPVRMAAAAIAQYFDLTGTTRLLFDDVSRAQAGPATPELGVTWG; encoded by the coding sequence ATGTCGATCGAAGAACACGCGGAGAAGGATCTTCCCGCGTCGACGCTTGACCGGCTTTCCCTGGTCTTGGACAGTTTCCGCAGCGCGCAGCGCCTCAGTCTCACCGACATGTCCCGTCGAACGGGGATCCCGCGGACCAGTACGCGCCGGATGCTCGAGCAGTTGGTGCGGATGGGGTGGCTCCGCCGCCAGGGAGTCGAGTACGAGCTCGGGGACAAGCTTGTCAAGATCGGGGCACTGTCCCTGTACCAGGCCAATATGGACCGGGTGGTGAGACCGCTGCTACGCGAACTGCATCTGGTCACGGGGCACGTCGTGCATCTCGGCATCCTCGACGGCAAAGACGTCCTCTACCTCGAGAAGGTGGGTGGCCGGGCGTCACCCGACCTTCGGACGTGGGTTGGGGCGCGCATACCCGCGCGGTCGTCGACGATCGGCAAGGCGCTGCTCGCCGCCGGCTCCCGGCCTGACGTGACGTCCGGCGACGTCCGCCGCGACTTCGACAATGCGTACCGCCTGGGTGTTGCGTTCGGAACCTGTGTGGCCGGGTTTGGTTGCATCGGGGTGCGTGTCGGTTCACTGGGCGGTGCAGAAGTCGGCTTGTCGGTCAGCGGGCCGATGGACCGTGTGCGATTCGACCACCAGCATGTGGCGCCCGTGCGGATGGCAGCCGCTGCGATCGCGCAGTACTTCGACCTCACCGGTACAACCCGTCTGCTGTTTGACGACGTGTCTCGGGCGCAGGCGGGTCCCGCGACGCCGGAGCTGGGCGTGACCTGGGGTTAG